DNA from Frateuria edaphi:
AGCGCCGTGTAGAGCGTGGTGGTCTTGCCCGAACCTGTCGGACCGGTGACCAGCAGGATGCCGTTGGGGCGCTCCAGCACCTCGACGAAGCGCTTTTCGAACGCGGGCGTGAAGCCCAGCGATTCGAAGTCGAAAACCACCGATTCGCGGTCCAGGATACGCATCACCACCGACTCGCCATAGGCGGTCGGCACGGTGGATACGCGAAGGTCCAGCTCCTTGCCCTGCACGCGCAGCTGGATGCGCCCGTCCTGCGGCAGCCGGCGTTCGGCGATGTTCAGCTTGGCCATGATCTTGACGCGGCTGATCACTGCCGCGGTCGAGGACGATGGCGGCGCCTCGACTTCGTGCAACACGCCGTCGATGCGGTAGCGCACTTTCAGGCGGTTCTCGAACGGCTCGATGTGCACGTCGGAGGCCCGCTGCTCGACCGCGCGCTGCAGGATCAGGTTGACCAGGCGGATCACCGGCGCCTCGGAGGCAAGGTCGCGCAGGTGTTCGACGTCGTCTTCCTCGCTGGCCTCGCCGCCGAGGTTTTCGACGATCGTGCCCATCGCGGAGCGGCCGGTGCCGTAGTAGCGCTCGATCAGGTCGTCGATTTCCGAGCGCAGGCCGACGCGCAGGGCGACCGGTCGGCCGGCGGCCAGTTCCACTGCCTGCAACGGATAGGGATCGGCCGGATCGGCCACCACCAGCGCCAGGTCGTCCTCGCCCTCGCGCACCGGCACCACGTGCTGTTGCTTGAGGAAGCGCAGGGAGAGTTCGGGTTCGGCCGGCGGCATTTCCGGCGCGTCGCGCGCGGCCAGCAGCGGCACGCCGAGCAGTTCGGACCAGGCTTCGGCCAGGTCGCGCTCGGACACCAGCCCGAGCCGCGCCAGCAGCGCGGTCAGGGTGCCCTCGGGCGCCTCCTCGTGCAGCCTGCGCGCGCGATGGAGGTCGCTGTCCTTGAGATTGCCGCGCGACACCAGGAGTGCGCAGACCGCCGCTTCACGGTCGTCCACGGAGAGCGCCCAGGTGGCCGCGGGCGTTGGAACTGCCGACATGCAGTGTCTCCCGCCAGTCACGTCAACCCGTCAACACCCCCCGCGTCGACGAGAAAAACCATTGGTAGCACATCCCCCGGCCCGGGCGCGAGCGCGCGGCGGGAGATGCCGTGGAACTTCCGACTAACATCACGCGCACAAGTTCAGCACAACGTGAAACGGCCGGCGCCTGCATGTGCGCCGGCCGTCCGCGGGTTTGCCCCGTGGCTTACCAGCCCACGCCCAGGCCCACGCCACCGGAGGTTTCGCTGCCGCTGACCGCCGCGCCGAAGGTCAGGCTGGCCTTGGAAGACAGCTGGCGCGAATAGCCCACCGCCAGCGCGCCCTGGTTGTGATAACCGCCCACGCCCACGCCCAGGCGGTTGGGGCTGTCGATGCCCTGGGTGCTGAAGGCCATCTGCGACATCGCCGTGCCCATGGCGCCGACCGCGTCCAGGCGATTGTTGACGGTGCGGAAGCGCTCGTCGACTTCGCGGCGGAAGCTGGACAGGTCCAGCGACACGTTGGCCAATCGCTGGTCGGCGTAGGACTGCGCCCGAGCCAGGGTCTGGCGGTCACCGGCATCGGCGTAGATCTTGGCAGTGCCCAGCGCCTGGTCGACCTGCCCGGT
Protein-coding regions in this window:
- the gspE gene encoding type II secretion system ATPase GspE produces the protein MSAVPTPAATWALSVDDREAAVCALLVSRGNLKDSDLHRARRLHEEAPEGTLTALLARLGLVSERDLAEAWSELLGVPLLAARDAPEMPPAEPELSLRFLKQQHVVPVREGEDDLALVVADPADPYPLQAVELAAGRPVALRVGLRSEIDDLIERYYGTGRSAMGTIVENLGGEASEEDDVEHLRDLASEAPVIRLVNLILQRAVEQRASDVHIEPFENRLKVRYRIDGVLHEVEAPPSSSTAAVISRVKIMAKLNIAERRLPQDGRIQLRVQGKELDLRVSTVPTAYGESVVMRILDRESVVFDFESLGFTPAFEKRFVEVLERPNGILLVTGPTGSGKTTTLYTALSRINTPDVKIITVEDPVEYQLEGINQIQVKPQIGLDFANALRSIMRQDPDVIMIGEMRDLETCRIAIQSALTGHLVLSTLHTNSAAGGVTRLLDMGVEDYLLGSTVNAILAQRLVRRLDPETAVPYEASPEVIAEFELEKYTDERPIRLWKPGSSAANPTGYRGRRAIVEFLVMSEPLRRLVMKRADASEIERVARAEGMRTMYEDGIAKAVAGVTTLEEVLRVTQEG